One genomic segment of Hordeum vulgare subsp. vulgare chromosome 2H, MorexV3_pseudomolecules_assembly, whole genome shotgun sequence includes these proteins:
- the LOC123426677 gene encoding protein GL2-INTERACTING REPRESSOR 1: MSRSNRKSSSKGLDLKLNLSLPARGDSSNRAMADEESSPSSCLSSENEHGLQWSNSPEATSMVLAACPRCFIYVMLPQDDPRCPQCKSPVLLDFLQDNSNNNNNTNSNSRKSRRG; this comes from the coding sequence ATGAGCCGCAGCAACAGGAAGAGCTCATCAAAGGGCCTTGACCTGAAGCTCAACCTCTCTCTGCCTGCAAGAGGGGACTCCTCCAACAGGGCGATGGCTGACGAGGAGTCGTCCCCGAGCTCATGCCTGTCGTCGGAGAACGAGCATGGCCTGCAGTGGTCCAACAGCCCCGAGGCGACGTCCATGGTGCTCGCTGCCTGCCCTCGCTGCTTCATCTACGTCATGCTCCCCCAGGATGACCCTCGGTGCCCCCAGTGCAAGAGCCCCGTGCTCCTTGACTTCCTGCAAGAcaatagcaacaataacaacaacaccaacagcaacagcaggaAGAGCAGGAGGGGGtga